The following proteins come from a genomic window of Amphiura filiformis chromosome 16, Afil_fr2py, whole genome shotgun sequence:
- the LOC140172644 gene encoding uncharacterized protein — translation MRINGRSKEGHCVRAYPKPAVGRSSWLYSKANWDAVNSKLATYRFDDSVNVDTAWDNFLKFFMETMSECIPQKFVRCKSKDPPWLNSDLRCSPGEIVKLISKLNNNSAAGVDGITAVMLKNTAVSVSPILCKIFNLSISTGVTPSAWKLSRVIPIFKSGDRHSVTNYRPISLQPIVCKTLERVIHKHILTHLNLNKVLTNQQFGFLPKSSTADALLTALNDCSLVLYADDTTLFKPISNDSAITSFQADIDTIHHWFSKNNLTANASKTRLMVISTKKDPFPNMSLYMNNQVIDRVSSVKFLGIHISDNLSWNEHVNFISKKARKTIGYIHRAFNCASPTIRRLLYLALVQPILEYGSITFHPLNVTLTNRLEP, via the exons ATCCTAAACCTGCTGTGGGCAGATCCAGTTGGTTATATAGCAAAGCCAACTGGGATGCTGTCAACAGCAAGTTAGCTACGTATAGATTTGATGACAGTGTCAATGTTGACACTGCTTGGgataattttctcaaatttttcatGGAAACCATGTCTGAATGTATTCCTCAAAAGTTCGTCCGTTGTAAGTCTAAGGATCCTCCATGGCTAAATTCTGACCTCAG GTGCAGCCCTGGCGAAATTGTGAAGCTCATTAGCAAGCTGAACAATAACTCAGCTGCTGGTGTTGACGGCATAACTGCAGTGATGCTTAAGAACACCGCTGTTTCCGTGTCACCCATCTTGTGCAAGATTTTTAATCTCTCCATCTCCACAGGTGTTACACCCAGTGCATGGAAACTTTCCCGGGTCATACCCATTTTCAAGTCTGGTGATCGTCACTCTGTTACCAATTACCGTCCCATCTCTTTGCAACCTATTGTCTGCAAGACTCTTGAGAGAGTTATTCATAAACATATTCTCACTCATCTTAATCTCAACAAAGTCCTGACCAACCAGCAATTTGGGTTTCTTCCCAAATCCTCAACAGCAGATGCTCTCCTTACGGCCCTTAATGATTG TTCTCTGGTACTATACGCCGACGACACCACCCTCTTCAAACCTATCAGCAATGACAGTGCCATCACCAGCTTTCAAGCTGACATTGACACCATCCACCACTGGTTCTCCAAAAACAATCTCACGGCCAATGCTTCAAAGACCAGGCTCATGGTTATTTCAACCAAGAAAGACCCCTTTCCCAACATGAGTCTTTATATGAATAACCAGGTGATTGACAGAGTTTCCTCTGTCAAATTCCTTGGTATTCATATTTCTGACAACTTATCTTGGAATGAGCATGTCAATTTCATCTCTAAGAAAGCCAGAAAAACCATAGGCTACATTCACAGAGCATTCAATTGTGCCTCACCAACTATCCGGCGTTTGCTCTACTTAGCCCTTGTCCAACCAATTCTGGAATATGGCAGCATCACCTTCCATCCATTAAATGTCACATTAACCAACAGGCTGGAGCCCTGA